A genomic window from Plasmodium malariae genome assembly, chromosome: 10 includes:
- the PmUG01_10036100 gene encoding conserved Plasmodium protein, unknown function — MILSNKFVVFLYLVLVFVYLNFESVELKLNNIVNNDDPNRFLNITFGDDSRMPGNMNNGIIEGDDISKEDKEEKNDQDDKNMENTEHIKHNEHDEVNKNNQILKNDQESQGQSNEAKNSEHGQAEKMEESKEEKEMNYSAGDGIEVRFVPKDIDSVKSNVNQNVDGTSGSEEENYKVTNEMKESKSVEEKKNDEVDELMNEEDKDADNNVDIIDNDDDDDDDDDDDDDNDNEDGNKDEVKDESDEYAKEQQMGGKITTTTIANKDSFEKEEENKKLMERKSIMNNGVNNLEKQMNIDKTWNNLFLLFKKTKPQLNNINYFRKEVQNELAYRNGLYFSTTSVKEYNKHVDPNKHAYIKLPDDTMVLVVTANKLFFQDLVYSSNKYIAIKRKFTFLMNTIIHNLKNKFFFKNYDYQYLYKDDCFAYDHTKKLLDMSLLGELSKVTQPIYIDDMKSRKVDMHKLYGGWFHFLGIMVVKGYTYKPVEYDLEKVNVIPAHQIEQFKQKVNQKHDGFNNGYVVGLWRDFPGNKYANWRYSVELFLWDLLNVLPHELPHPADLIMTYNRGSIEEVSGYRIRSDKTSDDHNAGENAVNVVAEGTPDATNTSLGEHELKEKDEGNEKKILSYSKDEIENWHETIKSKISTNYKGFEVVMVSVKDYMNTLGYNNDNILSKYYNVKNKNGYIFLILLNKDFFVDEFVKNENYEEAKKNYFTNKMNEIIERLQKILDALKEEIYPNDDNIQPVVTLYNYLSDEANYEKLNPHIISEIAGITKHLKCDNLIHDDVSCLKDISMHYKYGGWFEFGAAIYVKNVNFVNVNYEKHDDIIKKEHENAILVQANGNYQSACLWKDLPDKNMAPYRYPLEIFAKENSQLNILNVQDIHPFVLVDLLNKGLQVMKHQSEKTPTFVSVSRSGSNSGSGSNDESSKPDRLYQSNFSHIMNKYRKPERAGHEEEGTHALDDLENVENDLITSVLNVENNRMNNNSLHGNSVEDNNNYGSSSSSSSSGIVGSKDNKNFDENEYIFENVGKQDDDKIYEEDTEYGGTDSTTDIDKDSYIEVNEGAETSKKNNIVQLHFRFGGKNDARSSGRGEGESTNSNNSSGSSSSVDGVEEKKNSVLNDIEAEYNDDLQEAKIVGNNAESINDLSPKPDDDDDDDDDDDDEDDYFSTSNYINKGIVSAQSVEDFNSKIYLFLVICLICICIALLVSISLRLYATVVKRKTSDRNRVVLSFKDKEEMPVVQGIPAPWLSE, encoded by the coding sequence ATGATACTGTCAAATAAATTTGTagtatttctttatttggtacttgtttttgtatatttaaattttgagTCAGTAGagttaaaattaaacaatataGTTAACAATGACGATCCAAATagatttttaaatattaccTTTGGAGATGATTCACGCATGCCTGGCAACATGAACAATGGGATCATAGAAGGCGATGATATATCGAAGGAGGacaaagaggaaaaaaacgATCAAGATGacaaaaatatggaaaatacGGAACATATCAAACATAATGAACATGACGAAGTAAACAAAAACAAtcaaattttgaaaaatgacCAAGAGTCCCAAGGTCAGAGTAATGAGGCAAAAAATTCTGAACATGGTCAGGCcgaaaaaatggaagaatCAAAAGAGGAGAAGGAAATGAACTACAGTGCAGGTGATGGGATAGAAGTTAGATTTGTCCCTAAGGATATTGACTCTGTGAAGAGCAATGTCAACCAGAACGTTGATGGTACTAGCGGCAGTGAGGAAGAGAACTACAAGGTTACTAACGAAATGAAGGAAAGCAAGTCCGtagaagagaaaaagaatGATGAAGTGGATGAGTTAATGAACGAGGAGGATAAAGATGCAGACAATAATGTTGACATTATTGACAATGATGACGACGATGATGacgatgatgatgatgatgatgataatgataatgagGATGGAAATAAGGACGAAGTGAAGGACGAAAGCGATGAATATGCAAAGGAGCAGCAGATGGGTGGAAAGATAACCACTACAACAATAGCTAATAAAGATAGCTTTGAAAAAGAAgaggaaaacaaaaaattgatGGAAAGGAAATCCATTATGAATAATGGagtaaataatttagaaaaacagatgaatatagataaaacatggaataatttatttcttttatttaagaaaacaaaaccacagttgaataatataaattattttagaaaaGAGGTACAAAATGAATTGGCTTATAGAAAtggattatatttttcaacgACAAGtgtaaaagaatataataagcATGTAGATCCAAATAAACATGCATACATTAAGTTACCTGATGATACAATGGTATTAGTAGTAACagcaaataaattattttttcaagatTTAGTTTATTCAAGTAATAAGTATATAGCTATTAAAAggaaatttacatttttaatgaatactataatacataatttaaaaaataaatttttttttaaaaattatgattatcagtatttatataaagatgATTGCTTTGCATATGATCATACCAAGAAATTGTTAGATATGAGTCTACTAGGAGAATTATCCAAAGTTACGCAACCCATATATATTGATGATATGAAAAGTAGAAAAGTAGACATGCATAAACTTTATGGAGGTTGGTTTCATTTCCTAGGTATTATGGTTGTAAAGggttatacatataaaccaGTTGAATATGATTTAGAAAAAGTAAATGTTATACCAGCACATCAAATAGAGCAATTCAAACAAAAAGTTAATCAAAAACATGATGGATTTAATAATGGTTATGTAGTAGGCTTGTGGAGAGATTTCCCAGGAAACAAGTATGCTAATTGGAGGTATTCAGTGGAGTTGTTCTTATGGGATTTGTTGAATGTTTTACCACATGAGTTACCCCATCCAGCTGACCTTATCATGACCTACAATAGGGGAAGCATTGAGGAAGTGAGTGGATATAGGATTAGGAGTGATAAGACTAGTGACGATCATAATGCAGGAGAAAATGCAGTTAACGTAGTAGCGGAAGGTACACCTGATGCAACGAATACTTCACTAGGAGAGCATGAATTGAAAGAAAAGGATGAGGGAaacgagaaaaaaatattaagttatTCGAAAGACGAAATAGAAAATTGGCATGAAACAATTAAAAGTAAGATAAGCACTAACTACAAAGGGTTTGAAGTAGTGATGGTATCAGTTAAGGATTATATGAATACATTAGGATATAACAATGATAATATTCtttcaaaatattacaatgtaaaaaataaaaatggttatatatttttaatcttaTTGAATAAAGATTTTTTCGTTGATGAGTTTGTaaagaatgaaaattatgaagaagCCAAGAAGAATTACTTTACaaacaaaatgaatgaaataatagaaagactacaaaaaattttagatgCATTAAAGGAAGAGATATATCctaatgatgataatattCAACCAGTTGTTACTCTTTATAATTATCTATCTGATGAAGCAAATTATGAAAAGTTAAATCCACATATAATAAGTGAAATTGCTGGTATTACTAAACACTTAAAGTGCGATAACCTGATCCATGATGATGTTAGTTGTTTGAAAGATATATCTATGCATTACAAATATGGAGGTTGGTTTGAATTTGGTGCAGCTATATATGTAAAGAATGTTAACTTTGTTAATGTAAACTATGAAAAACAtgatgatataataaaaaaagaacatgAAAATGCAATTTTGGTACAAGCGAATGGAAATTATCAGTCTGCTTGTTTATGGAAAGATTTACCTGATAAAAACATGGCTCCTTATAGATACCCTCTTGAAATTTTCGCTAAAGAAAATTCTCAGCTTAACATTCTGAATGTGCAAGATATACACCCTTTTGTATTAGTGGATCTCCTGAACAAAGGATTGCAGGTTATGAAGCATCAGTCGGAAAAGACCCCCACGTTTGTTAGTGTTAGCCGTAGTGGTAGCAACAGTGGTAGCGGTAGTAACGATGAGTCTAGCAAACCTGACAGGTTGTACCAGAGCAACTTCAGCCATATTATGAACAAGTACAGGAAACCTGAACGTGCAGGCCATGAGGAGGAGGGAACTCACGCTTTGGACGACTTGGAGAACGTGGAGAATGATCTCATAACATCTGTTTTGAATGTTGAAAATAATAGGATGAACAACAACAGCTTGCATGGTAATAGTGTAGAGgacaataataattatggaagtagtagtagtagtagtagtagtggtATTGTCGGTAGTAAGGACAACAAAAATTTTGATGAAAACGAGTATATTTTTGAGAATGTAGGAAAGCAGGATGATGACAAGATATATGAGGAGGATACAGAATATGGAGGAACAGACAGTACAACAGATATAGATAAGGATAGTTACATTGAAGTAAATGAGGGAGCAGAAActagcaaaaaaaataatattgtacAGTTGCATTTCAGGTTTGGAGGTAAGAATGACGCACGTAGTAGCGGCAGAGGGGAAGGAGAAAGTACgaacagtaataatagtagtggTAGCAGTAGCTCTGTTGATGGAGtagaagaaaagaagaattcCGTACTCAACGATATTGAAGCCGAATATAATGATGACTTACAAGAAGCAAAAATTGTGGGGAATAATGCAGAAAGTATCAACGACTTAAGTCCAAAACCTGATGATGATGACGACGACGATGATGACGATGATGATGAAGACGATTACTTTTCAACAAgcaattacataaataaaggAATCGTTAGTGCACAATCCGTTGAAGattttaattctaaaatatacttatttcTCGTTATTTGccttatatgtatttgtattgCCTTACTTGTAAGTATTTCATTAAGATTATACGCTACAGTtgtgaaaagaaaaactaGCGATAGAAACAGAGTAGTATTATCCTTCAAGGATAAAGAAGAAATGCCCGTAGTTCAGGGTATCCCTGCCCCATGGTTGAgcgaataa